A genomic segment from Paraburkholderia hayleyella encodes:
- a CDS encoding porin, translating to MKKSLLALAALGTLTGVAHAQSSVTLYGIIDEGFNYVSNVQSASAGGRTSHQLYNLSSGVMQGSRWGLRGKEDLGGGLKAIFVLENGFDINNGKLGQGGSEFGRQAYIGLSGPFGTVTLGRQYDSVVDYVGALEVGSQWAGYIGAHPGDLDNFNNANRVNNAIKFASANYAGFTFGGLYSLGGIAGSFNRNQIWSLGAGYANGPLTLGVGYLNVKDPNTSFWGNQPNGTAGNNMGASSVAGVQSNPVISGFATAHTYQVVGAGGAYTFGAATFGATYSNIKFKDLGTDTVANMPAAQASYGGTATFNNAEISLKYQMTPALLFGAAYDYTRGSKIGTLDRAQYHQGALGVDYFLSKRTDIYMIGVYQHASGTDSTGQTAVASINGLTPSNSNNQTAVRVGLRHKF from the coding sequence ATGAAAAAGTCGCTTCTGGCTCTTGCAGCTTTGGGCACCCTAACTGGCGTCGCTCACGCGCAGAGCAGCGTGACGTTGTACGGCATTATCGACGAAGGCTTCAATTACGTTAGCAACGTCCAGTCAGCGAGCGCAGGTGGCCGTACAAGCCATCAACTGTACAACCTGTCTAGTGGCGTGATGCAAGGCAGCCGTTGGGGACTGCGCGGCAAAGAAGATCTGGGCGGTGGTCTCAAGGCAATATTTGTTCTCGAAAACGGTTTTGATATCAATAACGGAAAGCTGGGCCAAGGCGGCAGCGAATTCGGCCGCCAGGCGTATATAGGCCTCTCGGGTCCATTCGGCACCGTGACACTGGGCCGGCAATACGATTCAGTGGTCGACTACGTCGGTGCCCTGGAAGTTGGTTCGCAGTGGGCGGGCTATATCGGCGCTCATCCAGGCGACCTCGACAACTTCAACAATGCAAATCGCGTAAACAACGCTATCAAGTTCGCAAGCGCTAATTACGCTGGCTTCACATTTGGCGGCCTATACAGCTTGGGCGGCATCGCTGGCAGCTTCAATCGCAACCAGATTTGGTCGCTCGGTGCCGGTTACGCCAATGGTCCACTGACGTTGGGCGTCGGCTACCTCAACGTCAAGGATCCGAATACTTCGTTCTGGGGTAACCAGCCGAACGGTACGGCCGGCAACAACATGGGCGCGTCGTCGGTCGCTGGCGTGCAAAGCAATCCGGTTATTTCTGGTTTTGCCACGGCGCACACCTATCAAGTCGTTGGCGCAGGTGGCGCCTATACGTTTGGTGCAGCCACCTTCGGCGCCACGTACTCGAATATCAAATTCAAGGATCTGGGCACGGACACGGTCGCCAATATGCCAGCAGCACAGGCAAGTTACGGCGGTACAGCGACGTTCAACAATGCTGAAATCAGCCTGAAGTACCAGATGACACCTGCGTTGCTGTTCGGCGCGGCTTACGACTACACGCGTGGCAGCAAGATCGGCACGCTTGACCGCGCCCAATATCACCAGGGCGCGCTGGGTGTGGATTACTTCCTGTCAAAGCGTACCGACATCTACATGATTGGCGTGTATCAGCATGCGTCGGGTACCGATTCAACCGGTCAAACGGCAGTGGCTTCGATCAATGGCTTAACGCCGTCGAATTCGAATAACCAAACCGCTGTTCGCGTTGGTCTGCGCCACAAGTTCTAA
- the coq7 gene encoding 2-polyprenyl-3-methyl-6-methoxy-1,4-benzoquinone monooxygenase encodes MQPDDWITEFDRGLRSMTGVSRMMRPVPQASVVAEDELSPSERMHSAGLMRVNHVGEVCAQALYQAQKISTRSSRLRKLFEHAAQEEEDHLAWTAQRLAALGSRPSLLNPLWYAGALALGFAAGRCGDRASLGFMAETEHQVEQHLDRHLDKLPKADLASRAIVEQMRIDEIAHGKAAIDAGGIDLPFPVRAMMRIASKIMTRTAYYV; translated from the coding sequence ATGCAGCCGGATGACTGGATAACTGAATTTGACCGGGGCCTGCGCTCGATGACGGGTGTCTCACGAATGATGCGCCCGGTGCCGCAGGCATCGGTTGTCGCTGAAGATGAACTGTCGCCATCCGAGCGGATGCATTCGGCAGGTTTGATGCGGGTGAATCATGTTGGCGAGGTTTGCGCCCAAGCGCTGTATCAGGCGCAAAAAATTTCCACGCGTTCTTCACGTTTGAGAAAACTGTTCGAGCATGCCGCTCAGGAGGAAGAGGACCATTTAGCGTGGACTGCGCAGCGGCTTGCGGCACTGGGTTCACGTCCGAGCCTGCTCAATCCTTTGTGGTATGCCGGGGCGCTGGCGCTTGGATTTGCGGCAGGCCGCTGTGGAGATCGCGCCAGCCTTGGTTTTATGGCAGAAACCGAGCATCAGGTCGAGCAGCATCTGGACCGGCATCTTGATAAATTGCCCAAAGCCGATCTGGCATCGAGAGCCATCGTTGAACAGATGCGGATTGATGAGATCGCTCATGGCAAAGCTGCCATTGATGCGGGTGGGATAGACCTGCCGTTTCCAGTGCGCGCTATGATGCGCATTGCATCAAAAATCATGACGCGTACCGCGTATTACGTTTAA
- the mraZ gene encoding division/cell wall cluster transcriptional repressor MraZ, protein MFQGASALTLDAKGRMSVPSRYREALQGQAEGHVTITKHPDGCLLLFPRPEWEIFRIKIAALPMDAHWWRRIFLGNASDVDLDGAGRVLVSPELRMAAALEKEVMLLGMGSHFELWDAETYAAKERAAMAQGMPDALKNFTF, encoded by the coding sequence GTGTTCCAGGGGGCGTCGGCGCTGACGCTCGATGCGAAAGGGCGGATGTCGGTTCCGTCTCGTTATCGGGAAGCGCTGCAAGGTCAGGCGGAAGGCCATGTGACGATCACCAAGCATCCCGATGGATGCTTGTTGCTCTTCCCACGCCCGGAATGGGAGATTTTCCGCATCAAGATCGCGGCGTTGCCCATGGATGCTCACTGGTGGCGCCGCATTTTTCTGGGTAACGCTTCCGATGTTGATCTTGATGGCGCGGGTCGCGTGCTGGTTTCACCCGAGTTACGCATGGCCGCCGCGCTAGAAAAAGAAGTCATGTTGCTCGGTATGGGCAGTCATTTCGAGTTATGGGATGCCGAAACCTACGCGGCCAAAGAACGGGCCGCGATGGCGCAAGGCATGCCCGATGCGCTTAAGAATTTCACGTTCTGA
- the rsmH gene encoding 16S rRNA (cytosine(1402)-N(4))-methyltransferase RsmH, which yields MGNGLHDTVLLQEAVDALITRSDGVYVDGTFGRGGHSRAVLEQLGSGARLIAFDKDPLAIATAQQITDSRFEVVHESFALLRDALAQRGVGRVSGVLLDLGVSSPQIDDPARGFSFRADGPLDMRMDPTRGESAADWLARATVQELTEVIRDHGEERFAFQIAQALVARRAESDRLGPLVSTGELAQIVAHAVKTREKGKDPATRTFQAIRIHVNQELAELQVVLEAALSVLEQGGRLVVISFHSLEDRIVKRFMRAHASAPVVDRRLPIRAADLPSPVLRLVGRMFPSDAEVAANPRSRSAVMRIAERIAP from the coding sequence ATGGGAAACGGGCTGCATGACACCGTGCTGCTACAGGAGGCGGTTGATGCGCTGATTACGCGTAGCGACGGCGTGTACGTCGATGGCACGTTCGGACGGGGTGGCCATAGCCGCGCGGTGCTGGAGCAGCTGGGCAGTGGTGCGAGGCTCATCGCTTTCGATAAAGACCCGCTGGCTATTGCCACGGCGCAGCAGATTACCGATTCACGTTTTGAAGTGGTGCATGAGAGTTTTGCCTTGCTCCGCGATGCGTTGGCACAGCGCGGGGTAGGGCGGGTGTCGGGTGTATTGCTGGATCTGGGTGTGTCGTCGCCGCAAATCGATGACCCGGCGCGAGGTTTCAGTTTTCGCGCCGATGGCCCGCTCGACATGCGAATGGACCCAACGCGCGGCGAGTCTGCCGCTGACTGGCTCGCGCGGGCCACAGTGCAAGAACTGACAGAGGTAATAAGAGATCATGGGGAAGAACGGTTTGCTTTTCAGATTGCACAGGCGCTTGTTGCTCGCCGGGCAGAATCCGACCGTCTTGGGCCTCTCGTCAGTACGGGGGAGCTTGCCCAAATCGTGGCTCACGCCGTCAAGACGCGTGAGAAGGGGAAGGATCCGGCAACCCGCACCTTTCAGGCTATACGGATTCACGTCAATCAAGAGCTTGCGGAGCTGCAAGTCGTTTTAGAGGCCGCGTTATCAGTGCTGGAGCAAGGGGGGCGGCTGGTGGTCATCAGCTTTCATTCGCTGGAAGACCGGATCGTTAAGCGATTCATGCGGGCGCACGCGAGTGCGCCTGTTGTGGATCGGCGTCTGCCGATTCGCGCCGCCGATTTGCCGAGCCCTGTGCTCAGGCTGGTTGGCCGCATGTTTCCCAGTGACGCGGAAGTCGCGGCGAATCCGCGCTCCCGTTCGGCGGTGATGCGGATCGCGGAGCGCATTGCACCATGA
- the ftsL gene encoding cell division protein FtsL: MNRLNVFLLIVVMGCALSVVNATNQQRQIFIQLQRAQSQERQLQQDYSQLQYQQSALSKTSRIEQLATASLKMQAVTTGRTQYLTLEPGALKAEDAQIPYAASSTSSATHEGGAR; encoded by the coding sequence ATGAACCGCCTCAACGTCTTCCTGCTCATTGTCGTCATGGGCTGTGCGCTTTCAGTCGTCAATGCGACGAACCAGCAACGCCAGATCTTCATCCAGTTGCAACGTGCGCAGTCGCAAGAGCGGCAATTGCAGCAGGATTATTCCCAGCTTCAGTATCAGCAAAGTGCGTTGTCTAAAACTTCGCGCATCGAACAGCTCGCCACGGCTTCGTTGAAGATGCAAGCCGTGACAACCGGGCGCACGCAGTATCTGACACTTGAACCTGGTGCATTGAAAGCGGAAGACGCGCAGATTCCCTACGCGGCTTCCTCGACGTCGAGTGCGACTCACGAGGGTGGGGCGCGATGA
- a CDS encoding peptidoglycan D,D-transpeptidase FtsI family protein, giving the protein MKKSSSGKRVAFSSNPILSVRLPMWRSKLVVFLLFMAFVALTARAFWIQGPGNAFYQKQGESRYQRTLELPATRGKILDRNGLVLATSLPVRAIWAIPEGVPDDLGADRLAELSKLLDMTQKELRARLSEDKTFVYIKRQVPLEIAVKVAALNIPGIYQRAEYKRFYPEGEITAHLIGFTSVEDEGQEGVELGDQKLLAGTPGSRRVIKDRMGRIIEDVDEQIAPHNGTDVELSIDGKIQYIAYTNLKAAVEKFHAKAGAAMVVDVHTGEVLALVNYPTYNPNDRSHLTGEQLRNRILTDVFEPGSIMKPFTVSLALDLHRVSPTTLVDTGAGRFMLDGAQITDDSGFGVLTVSGVIQKSSNIGATKIAMQLRPEEMWNMYTSLGLGQAPKVGFPGAAAGRLRPWKSWRRIEQATMSYGYGLSGSLFQLARAYTAIANDGQMLPVSIFRTPSGQPVVGTRVFSPETTREVRAMLETVTARGGTSPDAAVPGYRVGGKSGTAYKHGGHGYEKSKYRASFVGMGPMPDPRIVVAVSVDEPTTGSHFGGQVSGPVFSAIVGGTLRALNVPPDMPVKQLVVSDGAVSGTTVASAHTLQRMAPGGVNPIRVASNSKNSPGLVR; this is encoded by the coding sequence ATGAAAAAGTCCTCCAGCGGCAAGCGCGTCGCCTTTTCGTCCAATCCGATTCTTTCGGTCCGGCTGCCCATGTGGCGCTCGAAGCTCGTCGTGTTTCTGCTGTTCATGGCCTTTGTTGCGCTGACTGCCAGAGCATTCTGGATTCAGGGCCCGGGCAACGCGTTTTATCAAAAGCAGGGTGAAAGCCGCTATCAACGCACGCTTGAGTTGCCTGCCACTCGCGGCAAGATTCTTGATCGTAATGGCCTGGTGCTCGCCACGAGCCTTCCTGTACGCGCAATCTGGGCGATCCCCGAAGGCGTGCCAGACGATCTCGGTGCCGATCGGCTCGCGGAGCTCAGCAAGTTGCTTGACATGACGCAAAAAGAATTGCGCGCGCGCTTGTCGGAAGACAAAACGTTTGTCTACATCAAGCGCCAGGTACCGCTGGAGATTGCGGTCAAAGTGGCCGCACTCAATATTCCGGGTATTTATCAGCGCGCCGAATACAAGCGCTTTTATCCCGAGGGTGAAATCACCGCGCATCTGATCGGCTTCACGAGCGTCGAGGACGAGGGGCAGGAAGGGGTTGAGCTGGGCGACCAGAAACTGCTTGCTGGAACACCGGGCAGCCGCCGTGTCATCAAGGACCGGATGGGACGCATCATCGAAGACGTGGACGAGCAAATCGCCCCTCATAACGGTACAGATGTTGAGCTCTCGATAGACGGCAAAATCCAGTACATCGCCTATACCAACCTGAAGGCTGCCGTGGAGAAGTTTCATGCGAAAGCCGGTGCGGCGATGGTGGTGGATGTGCATACGGGCGAAGTACTCGCGCTCGTTAACTACCCGACCTATAACCCGAACGATCGCTCGCATTTGACGGGCGAGCAGTTGCGTAACCGGATTCTGACTGACGTATTCGAGCCCGGCTCGATCATGAAGCCGTTTACGGTGTCGCTCGCGCTCGATTTGCATCGCGTGTCTCCTACCACGCTGGTCGACACCGGCGCAGGGCGTTTCATGCTGGATGGTGCGCAAATTACTGATGACAGTGGTTTTGGCGTACTCACGGTGAGTGGCGTGATCCAGAAGTCGAGCAATATCGGTGCGACCAAGATCGCCATGCAACTGCGGCCGGAAGAAATGTGGAATATGTACACCAGCCTCGGTCTGGGCCAGGCGCCCAAGGTGGGTTTCCCCGGGGCGGCAGCGGGTCGCTTGCGTCCATGGAAAAGTTGGCGCCGTATTGAACAGGCCACGATGTCATATGGCTACGGCCTGTCGGGCTCACTGTTTCAGCTAGCGCGCGCTTATACAGCGATTGCGAACGATGGCCAGATGCTGCCGGTGTCGATTTTCCGGACGCCATCGGGCCAGCCAGTGGTGGGCACGCGCGTGTTTTCTCCGGAGACGACCCGGGAGGTTCGCGCGATGCTTGAAACCGTCACCGCACGAGGTGGCACATCGCCTGACGCCGCTGTTCCTGGCTATCGCGTGGGTGGTAAAAGTGGCACGGCGTATAAGCATGGCGGTCACGGTTATGAAAAATCGAAATATCGTGCGTCATTTGTTGGTATGGGGCCGATGCCGGATCCGCGCATTGTTGTCGCGGTTTCAGTCGATGAGCCGACAACGGGTAGCCACTTTGGCGGACAGGTTTCCGGCCCGGTGTTTTCTGCCATTGTGGGCGGTACGCTGCGCGCTTTGAACGTGCCGCCGGATATGCCGGTGAAGCAGTTGGTCGTGTCTGATGGTGCGGTTTCGGGTACGACAGTGGCATCCGCACATACGCTTCAGAGGATGGCGCCGGGTGGTGTGAACCCGATCAGGGTTGCCAGCAACAGCAAAAACTCACCGGGGTTGGTGCGATGA
- a CDS encoding UDP-N-acetylmuramoyl-L-alanyl-D-glutamate--2,6-diaminopimelate ligase, protein MSALLQSRTMPPLVAEALAWLHAHVQPGAHLHADTRQLAVGDVFCAYAVDGADNRAFIDRAIEQGAAAVLVQPDHFAGAIDSARMLAVPALDEWIGSIASGWYGNPSDAMHVIGVTGTNGKTSCTQWISAALSAFNRPCAIIGTLGSGMPGQLEHTGFTTPVAPQLQRCLAQLKQAGAQAVVMEVSSHALHQGRVNGTAFDTAVFTNLTQDHLDYHGTFAAYEAAKTRLFAWPGLRHAVINRDDEAGRRLLAATRGKVQSIAYSLDGPDGTSADAWLYASNVRATATGSAFHLASDWGQAEIEVAILGRFNVSNLLAVLGVLLAADVPFDAALAELAKLEPVNGRMQRLGGRPSSDEPLVVIDYAHTPDALEKTLTALRPIATERGGQLVCMFGCGGDRDAGKRPLMGAIADRLADSIIVTSDNPRSEPPQRIIDDIVAGMASTAKMRCIEDRASAILQVVRSAAREDVVVLAGKGHEATQEIMGRKREFSDQDHARLALAARTTLARGGDA, encoded by the coding sequence ATGAGCGCATTGCTCCAATCCCGGACGATGCCGCCTCTGGTGGCTGAAGCGCTCGCCTGGCTGCACGCTCATGTGCAGCCAGGCGCTCATTTGCATGCCGATACACGTCAACTCGCCGTAGGGGATGTTTTTTGCGCTTACGCCGTCGACGGTGCGGATAATCGCGCGTTTATTGATCGGGCTATCGAACAGGGTGCGGCAGCCGTGCTGGTCCAACCCGATCACTTCGCTGGTGCCATTGATTCGGCGAGGATGCTCGCGGTACCGGCGCTGGATGAATGGATTGGATCAATTGCGAGTGGCTGGTACGGCAACCCGAGTGATGCGATGCACGTTATCGGCGTGACCGGAACGAACGGTAAAACGTCATGTACGCAATGGATTTCAGCTGCGCTGAGTGCGTTCAACCGGCCGTGCGCCATTATCGGAACGCTCGGCAGTGGTATGCCCGGCCAACTTGAACACACCGGCTTTACCACACCAGTCGCGCCGCAGTTGCAACGCTGTCTCGCGCAACTGAAGCAGGCGGGTGCACAAGCGGTGGTCATGGAGGTATCGTCGCACGCGCTTCATCAAGGACGCGTGAATGGCACCGCGTTTGATACCGCAGTCTTCACTAATCTCACACAAGATCACCTCGATTACCACGGTACATTCGCCGCATACGAAGCGGCGAAGACACGTCTCTTTGCCTGGCCGGGTCTGCGTCATGCGGTCATCAACCGCGACGACGAAGCAGGGCGGAGGCTGTTGGCGGCAACGCGCGGCAAGGTTCAGTCGATCGCCTACAGCCTCGATGGACCGGACGGCACAAGCGCTGACGCATGGCTGTACGCATCGAATGTCAGGGCCACGGCGACAGGGTCGGCGTTTCATCTGGCGTCAGACTGGGGCCAGGCGGAAATTGAAGTGGCGATACTCGGTCGTTTTAATGTCAGTAACTTGCTTGCTGTACTCGGTGTTCTGCTGGCTGCCGATGTGCCTTTCGATGCCGCGCTGGCTGAACTGGCGAAACTCGAGCCGGTCAATGGCCGTATGCAGCGCCTGGGGGGGCGGCCATCCAGTGATGAGCCGCTTGTCGTGATCGATTATGCGCACACGCCTGATGCGCTGGAAAAAACACTAACGGCATTGCGCCCGATTGCCACCGAACGCGGTGGGCAACTTGTCTGCATGTTCGGTTGCGGCGGGGACCGTGATGCGGGCAAGCGGCCGTTGATGGGAGCGATTGCGGACCGACTGGCGGATAGCATCATTGTCACGAGCGACAACCCGCGCAGTGAGCCGCCACAACGCATCATCGACGACATCGTAGCGGGTATGGCCAGCACCGCAAAGATGCGCTGTATCGAAGATCGCGCCAGCGCGATTCTCCAGGTGGTACGTAGCGCAGCGCGTGAAGATGTGGTCGTGCTGGCGGGTAAGGGCCACGAAGCGACACAGGAAATCATGGGTCGAAAACGTGAGTTTTCCGATCAGGATCATGCTCGTCTGGCGCTGGCTGCGCGTACCACTTTGGCGCGTGGAGGTGACGCATGA
- a CDS encoding UDP-N-acetylmuramoyl-tripeptide--D-alanyl-D-alanine ligase, producing the protein MTLFSLSEAAALIPGASVEGDAATTFERVATDSRTVGPGDLFIALKGERFDAHDFLPDVVARHPSAVMVMPHSAAAVVAVPVLRVPDTRRALGELARGWRRRFTLPLVAVTGSNGKTTVKEMIASIFAAAVGAEARMATLGNFNNDIGLPLTLLRLTSVHQLAVVELGMNHPGETALLAKLAEPTVAVVNNAQREHQEFMASVEAVALEHASVIHALTPEGVAVFPADDTYAPIWRVAATGSRIIDFALHTPERQVAAAVTGTFNGHRLTLNSAQGQIEIALQVLGEHNARNALAAAAAALAANVSLDAIQRGLEAFGAVPGRLQVKRALLGSAAGATLIDDTYNANPDSMLAAIDVLATQPSPRVLVMGDMGEVGDDGPAFHREIGAYAAARGIDALYALGEASLDSCRAYGPTACHVMDAATLVARLLQAELGPTATVLVKGSRFMQMERVVDALTHSQPTAAGATPAAH; encoded by the coding sequence ATGACCCTGTTTTCATTGAGCGAAGCCGCGGCACTCATTCCCGGTGCGAGCGTCGAAGGCGATGCGGCGACGACATTCGAACGTGTTGCTACAGATAGCCGTACCGTGGGGCCAGGCGACCTGTTTATCGCCTTGAAGGGTGAGCGCTTTGATGCCCATGATTTTCTGCCGGACGTCGTGGCGCGGCATCCCAGCGCTGTGATGGTGATGCCGCACAGCGCCGCTGCTGTCGTTGCCGTACCTGTATTACGGGTGCCGGATACCCGTCGAGCGCTTGGCGAACTCGCGCGCGGCTGGCGCAGACGTTTTACGCTGCCACTCGTGGCTGTAACGGGCAGCAATGGCAAGACGACGGTCAAGGAAATGATCGCGTCGATTTTCGCTGCGGCGGTGGGGGCCGAAGCGCGCATGGCTACGCTTGGCAACTTCAATAACGATATCGGTTTGCCTCTCACACTGCTTCGTCTGACGTCTGTACATCAGCTTGCCGTGGTCGAGCTCGGCATGAATCACCCGGGTGAAACCGCATTGCTGGCAAAACTGGCGGAGCCGACTGTCGCCGTGGTGAACAATGCCCAGCGCGAACACCAGGAGTTTATGGCGAGTGTCGAGGCCGTTGCGCTCGAACACGCCAGCGTGATTCATGCGCTGACGCCAGAGGGTGTCGCAGTATTTCCGGCTGACGATACCTATGCGCCGATCTGGCGGGTTGCGGCAACGGGTAGCCGGATCATCGATTTTGCATTGCATACGCCGGAGCGGCAGGTTGCCGCGGCCGTCACTGGGACGTTCAACGGTCATCGTTTGACGCTCAATAGCGCACAGGGACAAATCGAAATTGCGCTTCAGGTGCTCGGCGAGCACAACGCGCGCAATGCACTGGCCGCGGCTGCCGCGGCGCTGGCTGCGAATGTTTCGCTGGATGCAATCCAGCGTGGTCTCGAAGCGTTTGGCGCCGTGCCAGGGCGGCTTCAGGTGAAACGTGCGCTGCTCGGGAGCGCGGCCGGCGCGACCCTCATCGACGACACCTACAACGCGAACCCTGACTCCATGCTGGCCGCGATCGACGTTCTGGCCACGCAGCCTTCGCCGCGTGTGCTGGTGATGGGCGACATGGGCGAGGTTGGGGATGACGGTCCCGCGTTTCATCGTGAAATCGGTGCTTATGCCGCAGCGCGCGGCATTGACGCGCTATATGCATTGGGCGAAGCGTCACTCGACAGCTGCCGTGCTTATGGCCCGACAGCCTGTCATGTGATGGATGCCGCCACACTGGTGGCGCGCTTGCTGCAAGCGGAATTGGGTCCGACCGCTACCGTGCTGGTGAAAGGCTCGCGCTTCATGCAGATGGAGCGTGTCGTTGATGCGCTGACGCATTCTCAACCCACTGCAGCGGGCGCCACGCCCGCTGCGCATTGA
- the mraY gene encoding phospho-N-acetylmuramoyl-pentapeptide-transferase, translating into MLLALAQWLQNDAGFLRVFSYLTFRALMATITALLIGLVCGPWVIRKLTAMKVGQAVRKDGPQTHLVKSGTPTMGGVLILIGIAVSTLLWADLTNRFIWIVMLVTFGFGVIGWVDDYRKVVYKDPRGMASREKYFWQSVIGLFAAVYLAFSVSGASNVNVFDLFMAWVRSGLSMGLPARADLLLPFLKSISYPLGVWGFIALTYFVIVGSSNAVNLTDGLDGLVIMPVVLVGSSLGLFAYVMGSSVYSKYLLFPHIPGAGELLIFCSAMGGAGLAFLWYNTHPAQVFMGDVGALALGSALGTVAVIVRQEVVLFIMGGIFVAETLSVMLQVVWFKYTKRRYGEGRRIFRMAPLHHHFELCGWKETQVVVRFWIITLMLCLFGLSTLKLR; encoded by the coding sequence ATGTTACTGGCGCTAGCGCAATGGCTGCAGAATGACGCAGGCTTCTTGCGCGTGTTCAGTTATCTGACCTTTCGTGCGTTGATGGCGACGATCACCGCATTGCTGATCGGGCTGGTGTGCGGTCCATGGGTGATCCGAAAACTGACCGCGATGAAGGTCGGTCAGGCCGTGCGCAAGGATGGCCCACAAACGCATCTCGTCAAGTCTGGCACGCCCACCATGGGGGGCGTGCTGATTCTGATTGGCATCGCTGTCTCGACGCTGCTTTGGGCGGATCTGACCAACCGTTTTATCTGGATTGTGATGCTAGTCACGTTTGGTTTTGGTGTGATTGGCTGGGTCGATGATTACCGCAAGGTGGTCTACAAAGATCCGCGCGGCATGGCATCACGTGAGAAATATTTCTGGCAGTCGGTGATCGGGCTCTTCGCGGCGGTATATCTCGCGTTCAGCGTGTCCGGTGCAAGCAACGTGAATGTTTTCGATCTGTTCATGGCCTGGGTGCGAAGCGGCCTCTCGATGGGTTTGCCTGCGCGGGCCGACCTGCTGCTGCCCTTTCTGAAGTCGATCAGCTATCCGCTTGGCGTCTGGGGTTTTATCGCGCTGACTTATTTTGTGATCGTTGGCTCGAGCAATGCCGTGAATCTCACCGATGGTCTCGATGGCCTGGTGATCATGCCTGTCGTGCTGGTCGGTTCATCTCTGGGCCTTTTCGCTTATGTGATGGGCAGCTCGGTGTACTCCAAATATCTGCTGTTTCCCCACATTCCTGGCGCGGGTGAGTTGCTGATTTTCTGTTCAGCGATGGGCGGCGCCGGGCTGGCTTTCCTTTGGTACAACACGCATCCAGCACAGGTCTTCATGGGCGATGTCGGCGCACTGGCGCTTGGCAGCGCGCTTGGCACGGTTGCTGTGATCGTTCGCCAGGAAGTCGTGCTGTTCATCATGGGTGGAATTTTCGTCGCGGAAACGCTCTCCGTGATGCTGCAAGTGGTGTGGTTCAAGTACACCAAACGCCGTTATGGCGAGGGCCGGCGCATCTTCAGGATGGCGCCGTTGCATCACCATTTCGAACTGTGCGGCTGGAAAGAGACGCAAGTTGTTGTGCGTTTCTGGATCATCACGTTGATGTTGTGTTTGTTCGGTTTGTCCACGCTCAAGTTGCGGTAA